In Vespa velutina chromosome 14, iVesVel2.1, whole genome shotgun sequence, the genomic stretch GGACGAGGATGGGCCGAACCCTCACACCCAATACACAGGCGTCACGCACTTCGAGCCCATACCGCACGATCATGACTTTTGTGAGAGGGTCGTCATCAACGTGAGTATATcctatttacacacacacacatatatatatatatatatatatatatatatatatattatcctcatatattttcgaaacgtAAGGCTATcgattgaaatgaatttttaattaaaactaaaaTTACTTtgcgttaaataaaaatgtagtttttttgatcgtttacataaatataaaatacaatacggtaaatataatcattacaTTTTCTATTCCTCTAAGATAATACAATTAGATCGTTATTGGGTGAATATTAATCTCGAAATATAAATCTGTGAaatgttttaaaagaaaattatcaagGAAATGATTTATAACAGTTATCGTATTATTCGAATCCTACAAATACTTGATGGTTAtcagatattaatgataaaatatattcaagtaCTTGGCTATTCAAATGAGGTAGATAGATTCGATTTATATTCGTACAGACCCAACCCAAAGGGGTACTTAAGCGTTCACAACGTGGGGTAACAGTACGAGCGACAAAAAGTAATCATTCCATTGTAACGACAACGGCCGAGAACCTCCGTTTCTTTTTGCGAAGCAAGATTATCTCAAGACACGAAGTGACCTACAGACCGTATTTGGCAGGCATCCAAGTTCGTCTTGGAATCAGGGGCGATATAGTACCAAGGTCGTATTGTGTGAACGGAATTATCTGTCCTCGTGGATGACACGACTGCATTGCGCCAATTACAGTTATCCGTTCGATCGTTTTTCAAAATCGCCGGGGGCCTGACAATTCGAAAGGATATCTCTTATGTACTctttattgcttttttttccttttttttctctttctttttttttttttttttttatgtatataaaaatgaccTCCAAATTTACTCGACGAaccttctgtttttttttttttttttttttttttttttttttttttttttttttttttttttaaacgatatcgACAATGATAAATCCATCAAGCgcataaataaattgtataaaattgtgCGGAACGAAAGTTATTTTGTACTATgtgttaatataaattttatcacgaTGAATATGACATTGTATCTTTCTTGTCAGACGATCCATCGGCTAATTATCAAAGAAGcacgaataatttattcgaagaaacgtgaaaatgaaaattcatcgGGAATTAATATTTGCCGACGGATGACAAGAAAGAAATGCGATCGTATATGTCTTTGTCTTCGACAGGTGAGTGGATTACGGTTTGAGACACAACTGCGCACGCTAAACCAGTTTCCGGACACGCTGCTTGGCGATCCGGCAAGGCGGCTTCGATATTTCGATCCGCTTCGCAACGAATACTTCTTCGACCGGAATCGGCCTTCCTTCGATGCGATACTTTACTATTATCAAAGCGGTGGTCGACTTCGCCGACCAGTCAACGTTCCCCTCGATGTTTTCTCCGAGGAGATCAAATTTTACGAACTGGGCGAACTTGCCACCAATAAGTTCAGGTAAGACGTCGATTATAAAtcgatctctctttttgatcctatatcaacaataaaatatattctagaGTATcgcattgaaaattaaataacgtgTGGCAACACGACGTTAGTCTCTGggcaaagaaatttttcatgaaaataaattgaacaaATTGTCTGACACGTTTACAGATCGAAATGCAATTGTGATTAttacaatcataataataatccatgGGATCCTGTTGTCCGGTggaaggttaaaaaaaaaaaaaaaaagaaaaagaaaaaaaaaaaagaaagaggaaaaaagaaaagaaaagtaggtGCGGTACTCTAGGGGCAAAGATCGATATACACGTTTCTATACGCGGATGATACGGTGTAACAGGGAGGACGAGGGCTTCAtcaaagaggaggagaagccGCTGCCGTCGCACGAGTTCCAGAAGAAGGTCTGGTTGCTGTTCGAGTACCCGGAGAGCTCTCAGGGAGCCCGGGTGGTCGCCATAATCTCCGTGTTCGTGATTCTCCTCTCGATCGTAATCTTCTGCCTAGAGACCCTGCCAGAGTTTAAGCATTATAGGGTCTTTAACACGACGACGAACGGCACGAAGATCGAGGAGGACGAAGTGCCGGACATAACGGACCCGTTCTTCCTAATAGAGACTATTTGTATCATCTGGTTCACGTTCGAGTTATCGGTGCGCTTCCTCGCCTGTCCAAATAAATTTAACTTCTTCCGTGACGTAATGAACATCATCGACATCATCGCGATCATTCCTTATTTCATCACCCTCGCCACGGTAGTGACCGAGGAAGAGGACACGCTTAATCTACCAAAGGCACCGGTTAGCCCTCAGGACAAGAGCACGAATCAAGCGATGTCTCTGGCGATTCTAAGAGTCATCAGGCTTGTCAGGGTGTTCCGGATATTCAAGCTGTCCAGGCACAGTAAAGGCCTCCAGATACTTGGCCGTACTCTGAAGGCCTCTATGAGGGAGCTCGGTCTGctcatctttttcctttttatcggtGAGTCCAAgctatgttttattatttctttctttctcgatactCTAAGacgttttgtatatatatatatatataaaacgtttatatatatatatataacgtgtatcatatgtcgataataatattacccttgggatttaatattaattggagtgtttaacgaaataaaaggaggACGGATCATATAGATTCTTGAGGGGAGACTCATTGTTACGACCGCCAAACTGGATGAATCTAATCGACAAAGATTTGTCGTAATACCTAACGCTAATACGTTTCTAGATCCCAAGGAAAGATCGAAATTCGCATTTAACCATAAAGgcattattatacattaaaggcattatatacgtacatgtaatatacgtatgaatgaagaaaggataagaaggaggaagaCTCTAGGAGAACGAAGACCTCTCTATTCCAATACGATGATCCATGATATGGCCTGAGACCGATGAGAAGGAGGGAAAAGAATaacgagaggaaaggagaCTCTGCCAAAGACGTTGTTCCAAGAGACACGCGTAGAATCGAATGGTGCTAAAAACACACACCACTTGAACCATGCCTTCCTCTTGTCTGCCTTTCAGGTGTGGTGCTCTTCTCGTCGGCGGTGTACTTTGCGGAGGTGGGCAAGCACAACAGCCAGTTCAAATCGATACCGGACGCGTTCTGGTGGGCGGTGGTCACGATGACGACCGTGGGCTACGGGGACATGAGGTACAGAGCCACCGGGGGCATTAAACCCACTGAACCGGTGTTTTCTTCCTTGCATTGCAGGTGTGGTGCTATTTTCATCGGCGGTATACTTCGCGGAGGCCGGCTCCGAGAATTCGTTCTTCAAGTCCATTCCGGACGCGTTCTGGTGGGCCGTTGTCACGATGACGACCGTGGGCTATGGTGACATGACGTATGATGTACTCACTTTCACTTAAGACTCTAGTTAATGCCCGCCAAAACGAACACACGCACCACCAGCGTCCGCAATTCCTTCCAACAACTACTTAAACCTCCTCTACTCGGCGTCCCTCTAACGCTATCTTCCTGGGTACTCGACCCCTCGAGACTCGAACCCACCCTAACGCGATCTACTATCCCTCTCTATCCTCTTTCACACGTtcgctctatctctctttctctccgcctatctctctctctctctctctctctctctctctatctctccttatccctccccccttctctctctctttctatttctctttccctcgcCATCCTCTTCAACCGTGAGCCAACATGCCCTTGTTTTCTACCTACCCTCTTTACCCTCCATTGACTTTCCACCTACTCACGACTACACCTACCTTCGTCgtactttcttctctctttctctcgttctctccctAACGTTCTTGCGTTAAAAGAGGCTACGGAAGGAAGACGAGAGTACTCTGGACTCGGGATCGAGGACTCCTAACTCTAACCTCCACGATTTAATATCCCAATAGGGTTCACGCTTTTAAAGTCAAATCCTTTGATCTctgcgatattattttttgtcctCTATaacaattctttattattattattattattattattattattattagtagtagtagtagtagtagtagtagtattattattattattattattattattaatattattattattattattattattattaatattattattattattaccattatcattatcatcatcatcatcattattattattataattattattactattattagtattattactactattattattattttcattatttctattggattttattagttttatttttaacgtccCGATTAGAAAGCCAGTCTGTAACACTTTGTGTTCCGTACATCGACCAGAATATAGAGGTTAACGCATTGAGTCCAGGACATTCTACAATACGTCCGCCTTATCTGTTTGAGAAAGTACAAGCTAGTAAATGAAGCTTCATGGAGAGTAGAGAACTCAACGAGGCTCTTGTCGTTCCCTATTGTCGAACGTTGATCAATGAGAAGGAAATGTCGAAACATGATGCGCTTCGAAACGCGATGGCACAGGTGCCAGCTTGTCTCCGTTATGACGGTACTCGgttttcgttgaaaaattgaaaaaaaaaaaaaaaaaaaaaaaaaaaaaagaaaaacagaataaaacaaaacaaaacaaaacaaaaacgaaattaaaaaaggaaaaaagaaggaagaacgaaaaaaagaaaaacaaggaaaaagaataatggagagacaaaaaaaatatttcaatacgtACGTTATTCTCCATTATTTTTTCGTGAATTTCTTTTCACTGATAAAGGGACTTTATCGGTACTTCCCATcggtttttgttttctttttattttctttcttccccccctttctctctctctctctctctctctctctctctgtttctctctctctctagctttaCGTTCGTGATACCCGACATTCGGTACTATTTATCTAATGAGAAatagaagggagagaaaaggactCGAGATCTCTGGTGTTATGGCCGAAGGAGCTTCCTGAGCAATTGCTTCCCGTAAATCAATAAGTGTCCTCCGGCAACCAGTACAGACTGCCTCCTTGGAAACGCCccaaggcaaaaaaaaaaaagaaaagggaaaaaaggaagaagagaaaagaaaaagaaaaagaaaagaaaaagaggaaaaaaaatcataggGATTCGAAATAGCAAGTGGTGGTAACTTCGATTCCCTTGGTTGtcgtatcgatcgatttagaAGATTAAGACCTTCGcgttaaactttttctttttaccaccAATAATACTATATCTTTCTAACCCACTTTCAAAAGCTCTACTCCCTTTGCTCGGTTAGATTGTATTCcgttgatattaattatgcaAACATTATTTGTGGCCAATCAGCGAATTAGATTTTATTCCGAGGTCaagctttatttatttaattatttatttatttatttatttatttatttattggtttgtttgtttatttatttatctattcttgtttttcttttttctttatttttcttagaacattagagatatatatatatatatatatatatatatatatatatatatatatatatatacctatttcAAATGTCTATACTTTctcgaaagaatgaaatggAACATGTATTTAATCtaaaaaatcaatatgaaTATCGTGTCAGGGTCACGTATATAACGTTAAAGTTGTACGTTAGCGAAGTTTGTTCTCGTTTTGAcggattttctttcgttatcgcgatcgatctaatattaaaggaaaagagaaagtcgtttattgaattttttaatcaacgTCGACATATTTTAACTTTGACGAATTTAATCCGTATCTCGAAACCTAACCCGTTCCTAAATATTCCTCGTCacgaaaacattttattcttaaaatccACTAATACAGTTTATTGCATTTGAAATggtttttctgtttcttttttttttttattttttaatcccGAAACACAattacttttgaaaattaactttcttttcattttcgttacgAATAATCCAATGAAGCTAcctttgtgtgtgtgtcgtgatttaacaaaataatttaccaatatttcaatttttctttctctctctctctctcactctcactctctctagtaagtttttcaagataattaaaaaagaaaaaagaaaaaaaaaaaacagaaaaaaaaaagaaaattaagagaGATATATCCATGCATGCGTGAAGTCTTCTGCCTGATAGTGCCCGGCATGTCGCTGAATTTCTGATTTTTTCAACTACTTGTActcttatcgatattatcattttattgatcattagtatctacatatatatcccCAATTTTCCTTATACTTGATACCATCATTTTATGCGCCATCAGCCATGGATCACGAAGGCCCATAGTACAGTGACACCTgcagaaatgattttttcacAAACTTGATGCaactaaattatttattacaattaatacatatagaaaagaatttcgcATAAGTGCAGATGATGATGAACTAACGGAAGTGAAACTGGGTAAaggtaaaatttttcaaacatattatatatatatatatatatatatatatatatatatatatatatatatatgtacaaaatgaagaacgaaatattgattaatgtaaaaagtatttttttttttgtttgaaaaacTTTCTCCACACACTTCGATGGTAGTTTTTGAAGATTTGCAAATATGCGCAaagatacattttataattttctacagCATAGTCGAAATCAAAAAGCTCCGACggatatacaataatatttattatataatataattatttcaatcgaacaaaaaatttatatgttctCTATgtcgtatataaaaaattataaaatgtaattctttaatatcttttcaagTATCAACGATATccaaacaaaatgaaatcatttatttctttttttgcccgAGTGAAtggattttcgatttttctatttcatttatataattttttttttcataaattatatatatatatatatatatatatttatacgtatatacacataatatatacatatgatataGTTTATTAACTTTGCGTATTTAGAAGGATCACCAGCACGTAATGGCTATTTAATATCCTTTATCTTACatcatatgcatatatatatatacacacatacacacatatatatatatatatatatatcgcgatAGAGCATATAGATCGCGCATTATGAAGAAGCCTACTTAGCGAGCCCTAAAATTGGTCCTTTAGTTTAGTAGTCTAAAGAGCCGGCAGCTTACATTGGACGCGTATTGCAAggttatatgtacatacggtCGTTTGAAAAGTGCGAAAACACGGAGACGGTCGGTATGTACAAATAGGGTGTACTTTTTAAAGTGATAATCAAGCATAGCTGTGATATACCAAAAATACCAAAAAGaacaaatcttttatatatacatacatgtctaaataaaatatatttggatttaaataattggaaaaatgatgttttctctgtctctcttttttttctctttttttttctctctctctctcacacacacacaatatcGAATTACATTAGAGTCGtatgaagaagaataaaataattaaataatattaaaagtatgaGTTTATGgtcgattatttctttaaaagagaCACCCAGTGTACGAGTCCAAAACATACCGCATAAAGTAGAGAGCCACACTCGACTCGACACCGCAGAACTCACACAATATAGTGACACCACACCTAGCACCAAGCATATATACAAGAATGACCTTTACACGCTCTTCGCACCCAATTACGTGGCCGAATCGAGTCGTATGCTTTTTTGTTACAGGCCCGTGGGAGTCTGGGGGAAAATCGTGGGTTCCCTTTGTGCGATCGCGGGTGTCTTGACGATCGCGTTACCCGTCCCCGTCATCGTCTCCAACTTCAACTACTTCTATCACCGTGAGACTGACCAGGAAGAGATGCAGTCACAGAACTTCAATCATGTGACTAGCTGTCCGTATCTCCCTGGCACGCTAggtaacatatatttttcaaatctaattttttgaaatgaaatagtgattattcaaaatacaaatacataacGAATCAATCTAAATTCAGGTCAGCACATGAAGAAGAGCTCGATGTCGGAGTCGTCGTCGGATATAATGGAGCTGGAAGAAGGCATTCTGGTGACGCATTCAGAAATTACGAAGAAGCCCAACTGCAACCCTcgccacaataataatattaatccaGCCTGCATGAGCATCGAGACTGACGTCTGACTACTAGGTAGATCATCCAGCAAATTCGATAagattatgaattatattagattCGATCaataagtaacaaaaaaaaaaaaaaaaagaaaaaaagaatatatatatatatatatatatatatatatatatatatatggaagtGCGAAAAGCATAGtgttatcgttaaataattaataagtataaaaatttgGAGACTGCTTATTGATCAATCGAAATGGTATTTAGGCTATCCCTAGATGTTATCACCGTGGACACGATACTCGCATTTAGACGAGTAACAAAAACAGAAggtcgaaataatttatatattcattattttataattgattgCAGTGAAGGAGACGGTGGCAGCGTGGTGGCCGGTGTTGGGACAGTTGTCAAAGAGCAGCTGTAACTCCCTACGGTGCCTAACGTAGACCTccttcatatacatacacacacacaaaaaaaaaaaaaaacaaaaacaaaacaaaaatccGTCGTGCCGCGCGCATGCGCGCAGGCGAACACGCGAGACGTGTTGCGCAGCGCGCGTGGCGCGCTCGATGTTCGATCGTGCGCACGCGCGTACGGTCTATGTCCAGTCTGTCAATACGAGGGGTGCTTCCAGTCCAATTGCcattgaaaagagaaacgaaagaagaaaaagaaaaatataaagaaaggtATAGGAGGAAGAGTAGAGGCGAATGAAGAGAAGAGACGgtacgagacgagacgagatcagacaaacgaaaagaaaagaggaggagataCGAGAAGAGAAGCAAAGAGGAacgacgagacgagacgagaaaaggagaggagaggagtggAGTGGAGTGGAGTGGAGTGGAGTGGAGTGGAGAAAGGATCTACGAATCGTTTGACGACCAATCGGTACGACAGCGAGCTGACTTCTTCTTCCGTGCGAAGAGAAGTGTGGAAGACGACGACGTGTTCGGGGTAAGAAGAGGAGGACGCTGAGATAGTGTGCATCATCGTCTGAGAATTtaggaagaaaaatagtaCGGAGGGAAGAGGGGAGGAAATATTGCGAggtgaaatagaaagaaaggagatagaCGAATAAGATAAATAGGCGAGAATAGATaaggatagagagatagagagagagagagagagagagagagagagagagagagagagagagagagagagagagagagaaagagttgtCTGTCtgtgtatgaatgtatgaatgcatgcgtgagagagagaaagagagagagagagagggagagaaagaaaaagacagccGCTTAAAAAGTGTCACGTAACTCGTCATCAGGCACTTCGGACGAAAGCATTCCTCGCGCGTGAATCCACCCCTCACACCACCGACTCCAGTgttcaagataaaaaaaaaaaaaaaaaaaaagaaaaaagagaaaaaaaagaggaaagaaagatagaaaggaattataacgagggagaaaaaagatatagataagAGAACGAAAGGTGAACGGAAAAGGACTGTTAGAACACAAAATTTTCTTGCCTGCCTATCCTTTTTCCCCCTTCGAGCATCTCCACCAGAACAGCGTCCGATGATATATGGGGAGAGGCACGGAGAGGGTAAGAGGACGGCTACGGACCATCGggaattatatcgaataaatgcTAATTGATTATtgtcgaatataataattaattggcAGATTTGACGCATGACCGAGGTACGTTAAAATACGTTTTATCGATTAAGTAAGGGTGGACTGGTTAAACGGAGATTCGAGTGCGGCTGCGGAAAGAGTGGAcgtgaaagggagaaagaaagtttgagtgaatgaaagaaaaagataaaacaaaaaaaggttagaaagagaggggagtgagaaagagagagagagagagagagagagaacgagagaattGATAGTGGATttggcaagaaaaaaaaaagaaaaagaggaaaaaaaacgggCAAAATAATTCTAGGGGCAGTGTGTCTAGCGGTGGAAAAACCGTTCTACTCGTTTCTCCATATTTTTTACTGAGAGTGACAAATTCGAAGTACAAGTTCTTCGGCTGTATCGATTCAATTAATCGCGATAAAATGTTTCGAATGTTaaatttcgtttcttcgacGGCGATACTGCATACTATCGTACATGCATAATAGATTAACATAAAACATAGTAAACGATCGCAGGCGTCGAAACGATATGGAATTCACGTTTACGAATGTGACGTGTGAAACGCAACGTGATacgaaatgttaaaaaaaaaagaaaaagaaaaaaaaatcttatgcAGTATTGCAACGCGTTACAGAGTCCGATCGGTGATATTATTTGATACGTGCGTATCACAGATTGAACGTCGTTCGATTAACTTTTAGACAAGTAAATGGAACAAGACCGTGTATCGAGATTATCTCGAATGTATGTACTTTTGGTATACCAATATCGACGAATCAATAAATTTCCAAATTTCCGATTGATGCGTCTAGCATAATCGTTAAGACGGTTGCTTCGTCgtaaggaaaacaaaaaaaaaaaaaagaaaaagaaaaaaaagaaatacagaaaaagcaaaaaagaaaccaaaataAAAGTGATAACGAAATTACGAAACAAAGAacatacgaacgaacgaaggaaataaaagaaatagcaagggaacgatataaaaacaaaaaaaggaaaaaagaagagagtgatagtgagaaaaaagaaaaaaaaaaaaaacaggatatTACTCTTGTTCGTGCGTGAGTCCCTAATCGTTCGATATTTATGCTAAATCGATATTTAGATAACTAAGCGATGGGAGATCCACGGCAAAACTATTTCGATGAACCGAAAAAAAGCGAGCAAGAATAATGATGGGAGGGAGGGGAATGATGGAACCtcacggaaaaaaaaaaaagaagaaaaaagaaataaaacgatgcAAAGAAACGACATTATCTTCGACGTTTCGCTATACTTTTTACGGctcaaaaaaaggaagtaacgTCGTGGAATCGCGATGACTGCCATTTTACGATTATCTCGCGTAGATCGTCCGAATTCAGCCAATCTCCGATTACAGATTACGATGATAATTAGTAGTCCTATTTTAAATCCGGATCCGCATTTGCAACTCGTATACCCTCGCGAGCTCTATTTGCcttcataagaaaaaaaaaaaagcaaaaaagcaaaaaaaaaagacaaaaaaaaattcaacgcCGGTACTATCGAGCGGTCTGCCGTGACGTCTTACGCGTGCAAACTGCCAAAAACGAGACGATAAtcgagagacagaaagagagggattAGAGATGAAGTAAACagagtcaaaaaaaaaaaaaataaaagaaaagaaaaaaggaaagagaacaaagatCCAAAGAGTTAGGGATctatttttgagaaaaatgtAACGTCgttgaaattaatgaataaaggATTAAGATTTGcgaggaaaaaaatgtgaCACACGAAATGCATATATTGCACGTGACACGTTCGATTAGGGCATACGAGATTAATTAGTCGCGTTTCGATTCCACGGAAATCATCGTgcgaattagaaaaatttcttcgcACATAAACGGAGGACTTTTTTCCGTCCTCgagatgttaaaaaaaaaagaaaaagaagaaaaaaagcaaacaaacaagcaaacgaaacaaaataaaataaaacgaaaagtaTGATTTCGGTGGATCAGAACGTGACTTTGAGCATCCCGCGCATCGATTTTCGATgtcgatgaagaaaaaggaagtctGAAAATTCCAAAGAACATTAGAACTACTTATGTACCAGGCGATTTAGCGGTTTATCAATCGTAGATCCTTAGGATTGAATTGTATTCGACAGATATTCGATCTTTCATTagacgaagaaagatataGTACGCATCTATTCTTGGCGTTTATTGAGGAAGCGACGAAGGTGAGAatgaagaagggagaaaagagacaaaagagaaagaaaggaggagagagagagagagagagagagaatgaga encodes the following:
- the LOC124954026 gene encoding potassium voltage-gated channel protein Shaker isoform X4; translation: MHAGMRSAFLDLTIFPRRQRKSSEHKNSSVLSSHAKTRGLNAPDCLLCEKATKRPPPCNMQMILVAGGSLPKLSSQDEDGPNPHTQYTGVTHFEPIPHDHDFCERVVINVSGLRFETQLRTLNQFPDTLLGDPARRLRYFDPLRNEYFFDRNRPSFDAILYYYQSGGRLRRPVNVPLDVFSEEIKFYELGELATNKFREDEGFIKEEEKPLPSHEFQKKVWLLFEYPESSQGARVVAIISVFVILLSIVIFCLETLPEFKHYRVFNTTTNGTKIEEDEVPDITDPFFLIETICIIWFTFELSVRFLACPNKFNFFRDVMNIIDIIAIIPYFITLATVVTEEEDTLNLPKAPVSPQDKSTNQAMSLAILRVIRLVRVFRIFKLSRHSKGLQILGRTLKASMRELGLLIFFLFIGVVLFSSAVYFAEAGSENSFFKSIPDAFWWAVVTMTTVGYGDMTPVGVWGKIVGSLCAIAGVLTIALPVPVIVSNFNYFYHRETDQEEMQSQNFNHVTSCPYLPGTLGQHMKKSSMSESSSDIMELEEGILVTHSEITKKPNCNPRHNNNINPACMSIETDV
- the LOC124954026 gene encoding potassium voltage-gated channel protein Shaker isoform X5, giving the protein MHAGMRSAFLDLTIFPRRQRKSSEHKNRGLNAPDCLLCEKATKRPPPCNMQMILVAGGSLPKLSSQDEDGPNPHTQYTGVTHFEPIPHDHDFCERVVINVSGLRFETQLRTLNQFPDTLLGDPARRLRYFDPLRNEYFFDRNRPSFDAILYYYQSGGRLRRPVNVPLDVFSEEIKFYELGELATNKFREDEGFIKEEEKPLPSHEFQKKVWLLFEYPESSQGARVVAIISVFVILLSIVIFCLETLPEFKHYRVFNTTTNGTKIEEDEVPDITDPFFLIETICIIWFTFELSVRFLACPNKFNFFRDVMNIIDIIAIIPYFITLATVVTEEEDTLNLPKAPVSPQDKSTNQAMSLAILRVIRLVRVFRIFKLSRHSKGLQILGRTLKASMRELGLLIFFLFIGVVLFSSAVYFAEAGSENSFFKSIPDAFWWAVVTMTTVGYGDMTPVGVWGKIVGSLCAIAGVLTIALPVPVIVSNFNYFYHRETDQEEMQSQNFNHVTSCPYLPGTLGQHMKKSSMSESSSDIMELEEGILVTHSEITKKPNCNPRHNNNINPACMSIETDV
- the LOC124954026 gene encoding potassium voltage-gated channel protein Shaker isoform X9; the encoded protein is MHAGMRSAFLDLTIFPRRQRKSSEHKNRSLPKLSSQDEDGPNPHTQYTGVTHFEPIPHDHDFCERVVINVSGLRFETQLRTLNQFPDTLLGDPARRLRYFDPLRNEYFFDRNRPSFDAILYYYQSGGRLRRPVNVPLDVFSEEIKFYELGELATNKFREDEGFIKEEEKPLPSHEFQKKVWLLFEYPESSQGARVVAIISVFVILLSIVIFCLETLPEFKHYRVFNTTTNGTKIEEDEVPDITDPFFLIETICIIWFTFELSVRFLACPNKFNFFRDVMNIIDIIAIIPYFITLATVVTEEEDTLNLPKAPVSPQDKSTNQAMSLAILRVIRLVRVFRIFKLSRHSKGLQILGRTLKASMRELGLLIFFLFIGVVLFSSAVYFAEAGSENSFFKSIPDAFWWAVVTMTTVGYGDMTPVGVWGKIVGSLCAIAGVLTIALPVPVIVSNFNYFYHRETDQEEMQSQNFNHVTSCPYLPGTLGQHMKKSSMSESSSDIMELEEGILVTHSEITKKPNCNPRHNNNINPACMSIETDV
- the LOC124954026 gene encoding potassium voltage-gated channel protein Shaker isoform X12, whose protein sequence is MANTRSLPKLSSQDEDGPNPHTQYTGVTHFEPIPHDHDFCERVVINVSGLRFETQLRTLNQFPDTLLGDPARRLRYFDPLRNEYFFDRNRPSFDAILYYYQSGGRLRRPVNVPLDVFSEEIKFYELGELATNKFREDEGFIKEEEKPLPSHEFQKKVWLLFEYPESSQGARVVAIISVFVILLSIVIFCLETLPEFKHYRVFNTTTNGTKIEEDEVPDITDPFFLIETICIIWFTFELSVRFLACPNKFNFFRDVMNIIDIIAIIPYFITLATVVTEEEDTLNLPKAPVSPQDKSTNQAMSLAILRVIRLVRVFRIFKLSRHSKGLQILGRTLKASMRELGLLIFFLFIGVVLFSSAVYFAEAGSENSFFKSIPDAFWWAVVTMTTVGYGDMTPVGVWGKIVGSLCAIAGVLTIALPVPVIVSNFNYFYHRETDQEEMQSQNFNHVTSCPYLPGTLGQHMKKSSMSESSSDIMELEEGILVTHSEITKKPNCNPRHNNNINPACMSIETDV